Proteins encoded together in one Anaerococcus murdochii window:
- the hprK gene encoding HPr(Ser) kinase/phosphatase has protein sequence MTEFNDIKDKSDEITEVNSGASDKTVHLYKVVENLGLEIISSSTDYDEIVLENADVNRPGLQLTGYMERFPYKRLQVIGTVEYNYLTSLDSKMQYERFRGILSYDIPAVIFSSNREINEDIVDLARYYNITLLRSPAKTTKLISDISDQLEYQLAPTTNVHGELLEVFGIGVLIMGKSSVGKSETALELVARGHRLVADDMVDITAIDKKIIGEAPENIRHFMELRGLGIINVRRLYGSGAIKMQAEVDMVIELEQWKDDYEYDRLGIDEHYIELLGIKLPHLVVPVRAGRNIALIIEVAAMNQREKAFGYNAARVMTDSIFHPERVEEETEL, from the coding sequence ATGACAGAATTTAATGATATAAAAGATAAGAGCGATGAAATAACAGAAGTAAACTCAGGTGCAAGTGATAAGACAGTCCACCTATATAAAGTTGTGGAAAATCTGGGTCTTGAAATTATAAGCTCATCTACAGATTATGATGAGATTGTCCTTGAAAATGCAGATGTAAATAGGCCTGGTCTTCAGCTAACAGGTTACATGGAGAGATTTCCATATAAGAGGCTCCAAGTAATTGGGACTGTTGAATATAATTATCTAACAAGTCTTGATAGTAAGATGCAATATGAGAGATTTAGGGGCATCTTATCTTATGATATACCTGCAGTAATTTTTTCTTCTAATAGGGAAATAAATGAGGATATTGTTGACCTTGCTAGGTATTATAACATTACTCTTTTGAGGTCGCCTGCCAAAACAACAAAGTTAATTTCAGATATATCTGATCAGCTAGAATACCAACTAGCACCTACAACTAATGTTCACGGTGAACTCCTAGAAGTTTTTGGTATTGGTGTCTTAATAATGGGAAAATCATCTGTTGGTAAGTCTGAAACTGCTCTAGAACTTGTAGCTAGGGGCCACAGGTTAGTTGCTGATGATATGGTTGACATAACAGCTATTGATAAAAAAATCATTGGAGAAGCTCCAGAAAATATTAGGCATTTCATGGAACTAAGGGGTCTTGGGATTATAAATGTTCGTAGACTTTATGGTTCGGGTGCTATAAAGATGCAAGCTGAAGTGGATATGGTGATTGAGCTAGAACAATGGAAGGATGATTACGAGTATGATAGGCTTGGTATTGATGAGCACTATATAGAACTTTTGGGAATTAAACTACCTCACCTAGTTGTACCAGTTAGGGCAGGTAGAAATATTGCCCTAATAATCGAAGTCGCAGCCATGAACCAAAGGGAAAAAGCTTTTGGATATAATGCTGCAAGGGTGATGACAGATAGTATTTTTCATCCTGAAAGAGTTGAAGAAGAAACAGAATTATAG
- a CDS encoding Asp23/Gls24 family envelope stress response protein, translating into MTIRYVNNLGKVTIDDSVIANIAVASVMQSYGVVGLASRSAKDGIYKLLGVNNMQRGVEVIRRDNGTVAIYISLFLEYGIRIPVVCQNIIENVKYNIEKSLNVNVAEVNIYVQGINR; encoded by the coding sequence ATGACGATCAGATATGTAAATAATTTAGGAAAAGTAACAATCGATGATTCTGTTATAGCAAATATAGCTGTAGCAAGCGTTATGCAATCTTATGGAGTTGTAGGCCTTGCATCTAGATCTGCTAAGGATGGGATATATAAGCTTCTTGGAGTCAATAACATGCAAAGAGGCGTTGAGGTTATAAGAAGAGATAATGGTACAGTTGCTATTTACATTTCACTATTCTTAGAATATGGAATAAGAATACCTGTGGTATGTCAAAATATAATCGAAAATGTTAAATATAATATTGAAAAATCTTTGAATGTTAATGTTGCAGAAGTAAATATCTATGTTCAAGGAATCAATAGATAG
- the nifJ gene encoding pyruvate:ferredoxin (flavodoxin) oxidoreductase, which translates to MTVTRAMKTMDGNTAAAHVSYAFTDVATIYPITPSSPMPESVDVWAANGRKNLFGQEVKVKEMQSEAGAAGAMHGSLAAGALTSTYTASQGLLLMIPNMYKIAGERLPGVFHVSARTIATHALSIYGDHSDVMAARQTGCAMLVSNSVQEVMDLSPVAHLAAIEGRLPFINFFDGFRTSHEIQKVAVWDYKDLAPLLDYEAVEEFKNHSLNPERPKHMGTAEKNIFFQRTEASNHAYTDIVGIVENYMNKINELIDTNYGLFNYYGADDAENIIVAMGSVCQTARETIDVLLKEGRKVGMVEVHLYRPFSKEHLLKAIPASVKKIAVLDRTKEKGAVGSPLYLDVKASYYDEEVRPLIIGGIYGLSSKDTIPADVKAVFDNLDKDEPKHDFTLSITDDVTNKSLPRDDFKVRHEGTSRCKFWGFGSDGTVGANKQAIKIIGDNTDMYAQGYFDYDSKKSGGLTVSHLRFGKEPILSTYLLDEADFISCSKQAYVNQYDLLAGIKEGGTFLLNTVWSVEDLENHLPAKMKRVLAEKNIDFYILDASHIAQNIGLGGRTNMIMQSAFFNLTKVIPVEDAVRFLKESIVKSYGHKGEDIVNMNYNAVDQGLEAPIKVEVPAEWKDAVDEVKEERELPEFIKNIVKPMLEQKEDDIPVSAFEGIENGEFESGTTAYEKRGIALNVPEWQIDNCIQCNQCSYVCPHAVIRPFLVTEDEKAKAPEGFETKKAIGKGMDGYDFRIQVSPLDCTGCGNCADVCPAPKKALLMKPFEEEVEKEKDNWTYAHEVVGYKEDVMDDMTLKGSQFKQPLFEFSGACAGCGETPYAKLITQLFGDRMYIANATGCSSIWGASAPAMSYTKNLATGKGPAWGNSLFEDAAEYGYGMKLAAEANTHLLEDNMAKFLELGLDSQYNEPFKAWLEGKDDVKASKEATAAILNVKEEVEGEEAKKYLNNILKLKDYMIKKSVWIFGGDGWSYDIGFGGVDHVLASGENINIFVFDTEVYSNTGGQSSKATPLSAVAQFAASGKKVRKKDLGLMMTSYGYIYVAQVAMGANQNQTLKAIKEAESYDGPSIIIAYAPCINHGIRIGMGKSQFREKQAVEAGYWHLWRFDPRLADEGKNPFQLDSREPSGSFQEFIQGEVRYSSLKRSFPETADELYQEAEKAAKERYEAYKKLANK; encoded by the coding sequence ATGACAGTTACTAGAGCAATGAAGACAATGGATGGTAACACAGCAGCAGCACACGTATCATACGCGTTTACTGATGTAGCTACTATATATCCAATCACACCTTCTTCACCAATGCCAGAAAGCGTTGACGTTTGGGCAGCAAACGGACGTAAAAACTTATTTGGTCAAGAAGTTAAAGTTAAAGAGATGCAATCAGAAGCAGGTGCAGCAGGAGCTATGCACGGTTCACTAGCAGCAGGAGCACTTACATCTACATACACAGCAAGTCAGGGTCTATTATTAATGATTCCTAACATGTATAAAATAGCTGGTGAAAGACTACCAGGCGTGTTCCATGTATCTGCAAGAACAATAGCTACACATGCTTTATCAATCTACGGCGACCATTCAGACGTAATGGCAGCAAGACAAACAGGTTGTGCTATGCTTGTATCTAACTCAGTTCAAGAAGTAATGGACCTATCACCAGTAGCTCACTTAGCAGCTATAGAAGGTAGACTACCATTTATCAACTTCTTTGATGGATTTAGAACAAGTCACGAAATTCAAAAAGTAGCGGTTTGGGATTACAAAGACCTAGCTCCACTACTTGACTACGAAGCAGTAGAAGAATTCAAAAACCATTCACTTAACCCAGAAAGACCAAAACACATGGGTACAGCTGAAAAGAATATCTTCTTCCAAAGAACAGAAGCAAGCAACCACGCTTATACAGATATAGTTGGTATAGTTGAAAACTATATGAACAAAATCAATGAACTTATTGATACAAACTACGGTTTATTCAATTACTATGGTGCTGATGATGCTGAAAATATCATCGTTGCTATGGGTTCTGTATGTCAAACAGCAAGAGAAACTATCGACGTTCTTCTAAAAGAAGGCAGAAAAGTTGGTATGGTAGAAGTTCACCTTTACAGACCATTCTCTAAAGAACACTTACTAAAAGCAATACCTGCTTCAGTTAAGAAAATCGCTGTTCTTGACAGAACAAAAGAAAAAGGTGCTGTTGGAAGCCCACTTTACCTAGACGTTAAAGCAAGCTATTATGATGAAGAAGTAAGACCACTAATCATTGGCGGTATCTACGGTCTTTCATCAAAAGATACAATTCCAGCAGACGTTAAAGCAGTATTTGACAACCTTGACAAAGATGAGCCAAAACATGACTTCACATTATCAATCACAGATGATGTTACTAACAAATCACTTCCAAGAGATGACTTCAAAGTTAGACATGAAGGCACAAGCAGATGTAAATTCTGGGGATTCGGTTCTGATGGTACTGTAGGTGCTAACAAACAAGCTATCAAGATCATCGGTGATAATACAGACATGTATGCTCAAGGTTACTTTGACTACGACTCTAAAAAATCAGGTGGTCTAACAGTATCTCACTTAAGATTCGGTAAAGAACCAATTCTTTCAACATACCTATTAGACGAAGCTGACTTTATTTCATGTTCAAAACAAGCTTACGTTAACCAATATGACCTACTAGCAGGTATTAAAGAAGGTGGTACTTTCTTACTAAACACTGTTTGGTCAGTTGAAGATCTTGAAAACCATCTTCCAGCTAAGATGAAGAGAGTTCTTGCTGAAAAGAACATCGACTTCTACATCCTAGACGCAAGCCATATCGCTCAAAACATCGGTCTTGGTGGAAGAACAAACATGATCATGCAATCTGCATTCTTCAACCTAACAAAAGTTATACCAGTAGAAGACGCTGTTAGATTCCTTAAAGAATCAATAGTTAAATCTTATGGTCACAAGGGTGAAGATATTGTAAACATGAATTACAACGCAGTAGATCAAGGTCTTGAAGCTCCAATCAAGGTAGAAGTACCAGCTGAGTGGAAAGACGCTGTTGATGAAGTTAAAGAAGAAAGAGAACTTCCAGAATTCATCAAAAACATCGTTAAACCAATGCTTGAACAAAAAGAAGATGACATTCCAGTTTCTGCTTTTGAAGGTATTGAAAACGGTGAATTCGAATCAGGTACAACTGCTTACGAAAAGAGAGGTATAGCTCTTAACGTTCCAGAATGGCAAATAGATAATTGTATCCAATGTAACCAATGTTCATACGTTTGTCCACACGCTGTAATTAGACCATTCTTAGTAACAGAAGATGAAAAAGCTAAAGCTCCAGAAGGTTTTGAAACTAAAAAAGCTATAGGTAAGGGCATGGATGGATATGACTTCAGAATCCAAGTTTCTCCACTAGACTGTACAGGCTGTGGTAACTGTGCTGACGTATGTCCAGCTCCAAAGAAAGCTCTTCTAATGAAACCTTTTGAAGAAGAAGTTGAAAAAGAAAAAGACAACTGGACATATGCTCACGAAGTTGTTGGCTACAAAGAAGATGTTATGGATGACATGACACTTAAGGGAAGCCAATTCAAACAACCGTTATTCGAATTCTCAGGTGCATGTGCAGGTTGTGGTGAAACTCCATACGCTAAATTAATCACTCAATTATTTGGTGATAGAATGTATATAGCTAACGCTACAGGATGTTCATCAATCTGGGGAGCTTCTGCACCAGCTATGTCATATACAAAGAACCTTGCAACAGGTAAGGGTCCAGCTTGGGGTAACTCACTATTTGAAGATGCTGCTGAATACGGATATGGTATGAAACTTGCAGCTGAAGCAAATACACACTTACTAGAAGATAACATGGCTAAGTTCCTTGAACTAGGTCTTGATTCTCAATATAACGAACCATTCAAAGCATGGTTAGAAGGAAAAGATGATGTAAAAGCTTCTAAAGAAGCTACAGCAGCTATCCTAAATGTTAAAGAAGAAGTAGAAGGCGAAGAAGCTAAGAAATATCTAAACAACATCCTTAAACTAAAAGACTACATGATCAAAAAATCTGTATGGATCTTTGGTGGTGACGGATGGAGCTACGATATCGGATTTGGTGGTGTTGACCATGTACTAGCAAGTGGTGAAAACATCAATATCTTCGTATTCGATACAGAAGTTTACTCTAACACAGGTGGACAATCTTCTAAAGCTACACCACTATCAGCAGTAGCACAATTCGCTGCATCTGGTAAAAAAGTTAGAAAGAAAGACCTTGGTCTAATGATGACTTCTTATGGATATATCTACGTTGCACAAGTTGCTATGGGTGCTAACCAAAACCAAACTCTAAAAGCTATTAAAGAAGCTGAAAGCTATGATGGTCCATCCATCATAATTGCTTACGCTCCATGTATTAACCACGGTATCAGAATTGGTATGGGTAAATCACAATTTAGAGAAAAACAAGCTGTAGAAGCTGGTTACTGGCACTTATGGAGATTTGACCCAAGACTTGCTGACGAGGGCAAAAATCCATTCCAACTTGACTCTAGAGAACCAAGCGGATCATTCCAAGAATTTATTCAAGGTGAAGTAAGATACTCATCACTTAAGAGATCATTCCCAGAAACAGCTGACGAGCTTTACCAAGAAGCTGAAAAAGCTGCTAAGGAAAGATATGAAGCTTACAAAAAACTAGCTAACAAATAA
- a CDS encoding DAK2 domain-containing protein, which translates to MKVIDAGMLQQMVIGAYKYLEENKSFVDELNVFPVPDGDTGTNMNMTMKSGVDKVNQTSGLSVEEIAKALSQGTLMGARGNSGVILSQLVRGMSKTLKGKDEIGAEEVRDIFKNAAKTAYRAVMQPTEGTILTVARKMAEKAEEAFDDSKNLDDYLVEIITEGQIALDNTPKQLPVLKEAGVVDSGGQGLIFLLRGALNALNGDIDRDIDLSSSVSVEEGSYIIKFELIIKEVEFENISDAIDSISTSFDYEYKDGHLKAEARSEYPQQIISKILVDGLLVKLEVENTDPHVEVNESKEENLKKYGFIAVSRGEGFDEILKSMNIDKIISGGQTMNPSTEDIYKNIEEIAAENIIIFPNNKNIIMSSKQACELTDKNAMVLGTRSIPETFTAMLEFDEDSDIEENIENMADAIADMHTVEVSISIRDTSVNNIEIKKDDYIGILDGNIVATKSNIEETTREAIKIAIDKDDDISLITLYYGEEADKRKAKDLVKKLSKDYKNIDVELVYGGQPVYYYQATLE; encoded by the coding sequence ATGAAAGTTATTGATGCAGGTATGCTCCAACAAATGGTCATTGGAGCTTATAAATATTTAGAAGAGAATAAGTCTTTTGTGGACGAATTAAATGTATTCCCAGTTCCTGATGGGGATACTGGTACAAACATGAATATGACCATGAAATCTGGTGTAGATAAGGTAAACCAAACCAGCGGATTAAGTGTTGAAGAAATTGCTAAAGCTTTAAGTCAAGGTACTCTTATGGGCGCTAGAGGAAACTCTGGAGTTATCCTATCCCAGCTTGTAAGGGGAATGTCAAAAACTCTTAAAGGCAAAGATGAAATCGGCGCTGAGGAAGTAAGAGATATATTTAAAAATGCAGCTAAAACTGCTTATAGGGCTGTTATGCAACCTACAGAAGGTACTATTCTAACTGTTGCAAGAAAAATGGCTGAAAAGGCTGAGGAAGCTTTTGATGATTCCAAGAATCTAGATGATTATCTAGTTGAAATTATTACCGAAGGTCAGATAGCCCTTGATAATACACCAAAACAACTTCCTGTCCTTAAAGAAGCGGGAGTAGTTGACTCAGGTGGACAAGGCTTGATTTTCCTTCTAAGAGGGGCACTTAATGCTTTAAACGGTGATATTGATAGGGATATTGACCTATCATCTTCTGTAAGCGTAGAAGAAGGATCTTATATAATAAAATTCGAACTTATAATTAAAGAAGTCGAGTTTGAAAATATAAGCGATGCTATTGACTCTATATCAACTAGTTTTGATTATGAGTATAAGGATGGTCATCTAAAGGCTGAAGCTCGTTCTGAATATCCACAACAAATAATATCAAAGATTTTAGTTGATGGACTTCTAGTTAAGCTTGAAGTTGAAAATACAGATCCGCATGTAGAAGTTAATGAGTCAAAAGAAGAAAATTTGAAAAAATACGGATTCATTGCAGTTTCAAGAGGCGAGGGTTTTGATGAAATATTAAAATCTATGAATATAGATAAGATTATTTCTGGTGGTCAAACCATGAACCCATCTACAGAAGATATTTATAAAAATATCGAAGAAATTGCTGCTGAAAATATAATTATTTTCCCAAATAATAAGAATATTATTATGTCATCAAAACAAGCTTGTGAATTGACTGATAAAAATGCAATGGTTTTAGGAACAAGATCAATACCTGAGACCTTCACAGCTATGCTTGAGTTTGACGAAGACAGTGATATAGAAGAAAACATTGAAAATATGGCAGATGCAATTGCTGATATGCATACTGTAGAAGTTTCTATTTCTATTAGAGATACAAGTGTAAATAATATTGAAATTAAAAAGGATGACTATATAGGAATCCTAGATGGCAATATTGTTGCGACTAAATCTAATATTGAAGAAACTACTAGAGAAGCAATCAAAATAGCCATTGACAAAGACGACGACATATCTTTAATAACCCTATATTATGGTGAGGAGGCTGATAAAAGAAAGGCTAAAGACCTAGTTAAGAAGCTTTCAAAAGATTATAAGAATATAGATGTCGAATTAGTTTATGGTGGTCAGCCAGTTTATTACTACCAAGCTACCCTTGAGTAG
- the nifJ gene encoding pyruvate:ferredoxin (flavodoxin) oxidoreductase, whose amino-acid sequence MTIKRAKKTMDGNTAAAHISYAFTEVATIFPITPSSPMPECVDVWAANGRKNIFGKEVIVKEMESEGGAAGAMHGALGAGALTTTYSSSQGLLLMIPNMYKIAGERLPGVFHIAARTLATHALSIYGDHSDVMAVRQTGVAMMAANSVQEVMDLGAVAHLSAIKARIPFLQFFDGFRTSHEIQKIDVWDYKDLAPLVDYEAVKKFKNTSLNPERPKTMGTAQKNIFFQATEASNTIYEELPGIVEEYMNKINELIGTNYGLFNYYGDPEADRILIAMGSGCQAIRETIDELRKKGEKVGLVEVHLFRPFSKEHLLKVIPKTVKRIAVLDRTKEKGADGEPLYKDVVTAFYDEENKPEIIGGRFGLGSKDTIPADIEAAFDNLKGEMKKDFTLAIHDDVTFKSLERTDLRIRHEGQSRCKFWGFGSDGTVGANKEAIKIIGDNTDMYVQAYFDYDSKKSGGLTVSHLRFGNEPILSTYLLDEADFISCSKQAYVFNYDLLAGLKDEGIFLLNTVWSKDELEDHLPGSMKRYLAKHKINFYIIDASHIAEEIGLGSRTNMIMQSAFFNLTKVIDTDDAMKYLKDSIVKAYGHKGEDIVAMNYKAVDMGASAYEKIEIPETWLDAKDEDKKELDLPDFIKNIVKPMEEQKEDEIPVSAFKDIDNGAWETATTQYEKRGVALNVPEWQIDKCIQCNQCSFVCPHAVIRPFLVTEEEKAKAPAGFETKKAIGKSMDGYDFRIQISPLDCTGCGNCADVCPAPEKALLMKPFEVEVEKEKDNWIFAHEVVGYKEDVMDDSSVKGSQFKRPLLEFSGACAGCGETPYATVITQLFGDRMLIANASGCSSIWGASAPSVSYAKNCEGKGPSWANSLFEDNAEYGYGMKLATDSNKYLLEVYMKDFLDLKLDTPLNQAFEKWIENKDDVKGSKEATAEILRLKEERVSDEKGQDLIEKIYDLKDYLIKKSVWIFGGDGWSYDIGYGGVDHVLASGEDVNILVFDTEVYSNTGGQSSKATPLAAVAQFAASGKKVRKKDLGLMLSTYGYIYVAQVAMGANQNQCLKAMREAESYDGPSIIIAYAPCINHGIRMGMGKSQYREKQAVDAGYWHLWRYDPRLEDEGKNPFQLDSKEPTESFQEFIQGEVRYSSLKRSFPETADQLYEEAEKAAKARYNTYKRLAGK is encoded by the coding sequence ATGACAATAAAAAGAGCTAAGAAAACAATGGATGGAAATACGGCTGCAGCTCATATTTCCTATGCATTTACTGAAGTAGCAACTATATTTCCTATAACACCATCATCACCTATGCCTGAATGCGTCGATGTTTGGGCAGCCAATGGAAGAAAAAATATTTTTGGTAAAGAAGTTATAGTTAAAGAAATGGAATCAGAAGGTGGAGCAGCTGGAGCTATGCACGGTGCTTTAGGAGCCGGTGCCCTTACTACTACATATTCATCTAGCCAGGGACTCTTACTTATGATTCCTAACATGTATAAGATAGCAGGAGAACGTCTGCCTGGAGTATTCCACATAGCAGCAAGGACTCTTGCAACTCACGCCCTATCAATTTATGGCGATCATTCTGACGTAATGGCCGTTAGACAAACTGGTGTGGCTATGATGGCAGCTAACTCTGTCCAAGAGGTAATGGACCTAGGCGCTGTTGCTCATTTATCAGCAATTAAGGCTAGAATTCCTTTCTTACAATTCTTTGATGGTTTTAGAACAAGTCACGAAATCCAAAAAATTGATGTTTGGGACTATAAAGACCTTGCTCCATTAGTTGACTATGAAGCAGTTAAGAAATTTAAAAATACATCGCTAAACCCAGAAAGACCAAAAACTATGGGTACAGCTCAGAAGAATATATTTTTCCAAGCAACAGAAGCTTCAAATACAATATATGAGGAACTTCCTGGCATAGTTGAAGAATATATGAATAAAATTAATGAACTTATTGGTACAAACTATGGTTTATTTAATTATTATGGGGATCCTGAAGCAGACAGGATCTTAATTGCCATGGGTTCTGGCTGCCAAGCTATTAGGGAAACTATTGACGAACTAAGGAAAAAGGGTGAAAAAGTTGGTCTAGTTGAAGTTCACCTATTTAGACCTTTCTCTAAAGAACACTTATTAAAAGTTATACCAAAAACAGTTAAGAGGATTGCTGTTCTTGATAGGACCAAGGAAAAAGGTGCTGACGGCGAACCACTTTATAAAGACGTTGTTACAGCTTTTTATGATGAAGAAAATAAACCGGAAATTATCGGTGGTAGGTTTGGACTAGGATCTAAGGATACTATTCCAGCTGATATAGAAGCAGCTTTTGACAATCTTAAAGGAGAAATGAAAAAAGACTTCACTCTTGCAATTCACGATGATGTGACCTTCAAATCACTCGAAAGAACAGACTTAAGAATCAGACACGAAGGTCAATCAAGGTGCAAGTTCTGGGGCTTTGGTTCTGATGGTACAGTTGGTGCTAACAAGGAAGCTATCAAAATTATAGGTGATAATACTGATATGTATGTTCAAGCCTACTTTGATTACGATTCTAAAAAATCAGGTGGTCTAACAGTATCTCACTTAAGATTTGGTAATGAACCAATTCTTTCAACCTATTTATTAGATGAAGCAGATTTTATTTCCTGTTCAAAACAAGCCTATGTATTTAATTACGACCTTCTTGCAGGACTAAAAGATGAAGGAATTTTCTTATTAAATACAGTTTGGTCAAAAGATGAACTCGAAGACCACTTGCCAGGTTCAATGAAGAGATATTTAGCTAAACACAAGATTAATTTCTATATCATTGATGCAAGCCATATAGCAGAAGAAATTGGACTTGGTTCTAGGACCAATATGATTATGCAATCAGCTTTCTTTAACTTAACTAAGGTTATAGATACTGATGACGCTATGAAATACCTAAAAGACTCTATAGTAAAGGCTTATGGCCATAAGGGTGAAGATATAGTTGCCATGAACTACAAGGCTGTAGATATGGGTGCTAGCGCTTATGAAAAGATTGAAATTCCAGAAACTTGGCTTGATGCTAAGGATGAAGATAAAAAAGAATTAGACCTTCCAGACTTTATTAAAAATATTGTAAAACCAATGGAAGAACAAAAAGAAGATGAAATACCAGTTTCAGCTTTCAAAGATATTGACAACGGTGCATGGGAAACAGCTACAACCCAATACGAAAAGAGGGGAGTGGCCCTAAATGTACCAGAATGGCAAATTGATAAGTGTATCCAATGTAACCAATGTTCATTTGTATGCCCACACGCCGTAATTCGTCCATTCTTAGTAACAGAAGAAGAAAAGGCTAAGGCACCAGCTGGATTCGAAACAAAGAAAGCTATTGGTAAGAGCATGGATGGTTATGATTTCAGAATTCAAATCTCACCACTTGATTGTACAGGATGTGGAAACTGCGCTGATGTTTGTCCAGCACCAGAAAAAGCCCTATTAATGAAACCATTTGAAGTTGAAGTTGAAAAAGAAAAAGATAATTGGATTTTCGCCCATGAAGTGGTTGGCTATAAAGAAGATGTAATGGATGATTCTTCTGTAAAGGGCAGCCAATTTAAGAGACCACTACTTGAATTTTCTGGTGCATGTGCAGGTTGTGGAGAAACTCCATATGCAACAGTAATCACCCAATTATTCGGAGATAGGATGCTAATTGCCAATGCATCAGGATGTTCATCAATTTGGGGGGCAAGTGCACCTTCAGTTTCTTATGCGAAAAATTGTGAGGGAAAGGGTCCATCATGGGCAAACTCCTTATTTGAAGACAATGCTGAGTACGGCTATGGTATGAAACTTGCTACAGACTCTAATAAATACTTATTAGAAGTATATATGAAAGACTTCTTAGATCTTAAACTTGACACTCCACTTAACCAAGCCTTTGAAAAATGGATTGAAAACAAAGATGATGTCAAGGGATCTAAGGAAGCAACAGCTGAAATATTAAGACTTAAGGAAGAAAGAGTTTCCGATGAAAAAGGCCAAGACCTTATAGAAAAAATTTACGATTTAAAAGACTACCTAATCAAAAAATCTGTTTGGATTTTTGGTGGTGATGGCTGGTCCTATGATATTGGATACGGTGGTGTAGACCATGTTCTAGCTAGCGGTGAAGATGTAAATATCCTAGTATTTGATACAGAAGTTTATTCAAATACTGGTGGCCAATCTTCAAAGGCAACACCACTTGCGGCAGTTGCACAATTTGCAGCTTCAGGCAAGAAAGTAAGGAAAAAAGACCTTGGACTAATGTTATCAACCTATGGATATATTTATGTGGCTCAAGTAGCTATGGGAGCTAATCAAAATCAATGTTTGAAGGCTATGAGAGAAGCTGAAAGCTATGATGGTCCATCAATCATTATCGCCTACGCTCCATGTATCAACCACGGAATTAGGATGGGTATGGGTAAATCTCAATACAGGGAAAAACAAGCTGTAGATGCTGGTTATTGGCACCTATGGAGATATGATCCAAGATTAGAAGATGAAGGTAAGAACCCATTCCAATTAGATTCTAAGGAACCAACAGAATCTTTCCAAGAATTTATCCAAGGAGAGGTCAGGTATTCATCTCTTAAGAGATCATTCCCAGAGACTGCTGATCAGCTTTACGAAGAAGCAGAAAAAGCTGCAAAGGCAAGATACAATACCTACAAGAGATTAGCAGGAAAATAA